AGAGTGGGTGTAAAGGGACGTTgcgagaagatggaggaagtGGATAGTGAGTGCGAAGTCAGGAATGAGTTTAGACCGAACGACGAGGAGTAGAAGAAAGATTATCCTGTGAGAGTTTGGTTAGCGGCGCATCCTTTTCACGAGACCAAGGGAGGTCGGCAGCTCACCCCGCAAGACTATTCAACATCCACACCAATCCCAGCATCCATCCAATCGTAGTATCTCCCCTCAGCGAATCCCAACTCAGAACCAAATCTAGGGAGAACGGGGTGCCATAGACGACAGTGGTAAATAAGATCAGGGCCGTCGCGGAGGCATAATAGGCAAGCTGTAAGATAACAATCTTCCGGACGATCTTCAGCGGCGGAAGGTCTGTCCGAGCCCCCGCAGGAGGCCGTCGGCGCGGGGGCATGAAATATGTGGTAACTTTTGCACACTGATTATAAAATCCAAGGGATATTTCACCGTGAGAAGGACAGGTGGGATGGTGAGCTCTGGCCCGCGGAAAGACCGAGCATATACCCGATGCCTTCCTTCACTTGAGGTTCTTCCCTCGCTATTGAGGGACAGCGGGTGGATAAGAGAATCGCGTCGCAGATAGATTAAGACCGTAAAGAGAAAGCGATGGTCTGTTGGGACATCGTCCGATGGGGAACTGAAGAAGTTGGTTCCAGTTTACTGTGGCGCCACGAGCAGAGCCGCTAAGCCTGGCAGAAAGGGACCGCAGATCATGCCGAACGGGAAGCACATCTCTTAACTACGTcctaatatatttacttcTTTGCGACGGTACCGTTCAGCCTACCTTGTTACTACTGCGCTTCATATTCGGTTCTTGATTCCAGTACCTGCCTCGCATCCCTTTACCTTCCAACCGTCACTCGCATCAAACCCCTAATTACAATGGGCTGGCTACCCTGGTCCTCCGACTCGAAGAACACCGCTTCCGATGGAGGCCGCATAGCCCCCGATCGGTCCTCTCGACAAAAGTGCTGGGAGGGTCGCGACCTGTTTTTCTCTTGCTTAGACGACAATAATATCCTGGACGCAATCAAGGAGGATAAGGAAGCGCGACGAAAATGCGGGAAAGAAATTGCGGAGTTTGAGTCGGCTTGTTCAAAGGCTTGGGTATGTGCTCTACCTTAATGAGGGGTCGGTAGACGTGACTCGACTCTCTCTCTAGCTACTCCAATCGTCGTCCCTTATAGCGATCCGCGGCTCGCATTGACTATATACTTTACGATCGCTAACGATCAAACACAACAGGTCAAATATTTTAAGGAAAAGCGGGTAATGGAATACAACCGAGATAAGACAATTGAGCGgatcaagaaggaggatgCAGCAAAGGTTCAGGACTTGAAGGCACAGGGATGGAACCCTCGGTAAAATGGTTAGCCACTATGTTGGGAGGAAAAGCACAGGGAGAGAACGGGAGGGATTGATTTCAAGCCAAAAGGCTCTGTACtacatactactacttaTCAAAAGCTATGCCACTCCAATCTTAATAATGTCCCGTGCCCGCATGGCTCGATGCTGTCCTGGGCCTTTACATATGCTCTACTTAATATCGGCTACCGAGAAAACCTCTTTAGGTCTACATCACATACTCAATGTTAGtattatttgtttttgtcATTACTCCAGCTGACCGCTATGCGCCCTAGTGTATCACAAGTAACCGTCGGAGAAAACCGTATAATAAACACCGCGACATAGATAAGACACCATATTCCCATGAAGATCTATTGTCCAGGTGTCCGGAGATtataagaatagaaaagaaaaagaaaaccattGCACTCCTGTCGCAGTTACAGCGTAATAACCGAAGGAAAACGTAAATCAAAATTCGACAACCAGGCCATATGATCGTTTCCGATGGCTGAAACCCCATGCCTTAAGAAATACCTCAACCGATCGATCAAATTAACGCCATGCCCCATGATATTCTGTAAAAGACGACAGAGCCCCGGAGAAGATACGTCAACGAACAAAAgtaggaaagaaagaagacgagTCATAAATCATTGCTTCCATTTGCCCAGCTGATTCATGATGTTCTGTACATGAGGGCCAACGGTTGCCTGATTTTGCGCCTGCTGTCCTCCCAAGCCCTTGGCTAGCAGTGATATCAAGTTGGGATCAGACACCACTGGAGCATTAGGTGCTTGGATGGGGAACggttgcggaggaagagggtgtTGTGGGTTGGCGGGAACAGGCTGTCGTGTGGCTGCACTCAAAAGACTGGCGAGATCAGCACCTGCATTGGGAGTTGACGCTGTGGTAGAAAATGGCTGTTGCGCAGTTGGGACGGCTGATTGCCGCTGCTGGAGCGCACCCAAAAGAGACTGTAGAGTAGGTCCGTCGAGGGACGTGATTAGGTTGGCGATGTTGGGGGGATTAGAAAGAGCTGGCAATGGGGCCTGCGGCATAGGCGGAGCCGCCAGGGGAGGAACCCCAAAGGCTGGGTTGGGAGGGAATGGAGTAGGAGGTGCGCCGCGCTGTACTGACTGCGCGTGGAAGACGATCTCAGCGGCAATATTCGGCTCAACATCGGGATACTCTGACGAACTATTAGCAGGCTAGGCCTTCGTAGACAGACAGGTTGGATAGAAAGTGCAACACTTACCATTGAATCGAACGTTGTCTGCACCCCCGCTTCGATCAAATACCTGCAGGGGAATCTTTCTGGAGAACTGGTTTGGACGGGCGAGCCTCACCACCGCGAGC
This Aspergillus flavus chromosome 1, complete sequence DNA region includes the following protein-coding sequences:
- a CDS encoding integral membrane protein S linking to the trans Golgi network-domain-containing protein, yielding MPPRRRPPAGARTDLPPLKIVRKIVILQLAYYASATALILFTTVVYGTPFSLDLVLSWDSLRGDTTIGWMLGLVWMLNSLAGIIFLLLLVVRSKLIPDFALTIHFLHLLATSLYTHSIPSNLLWWGLQFASASLMTFGGIWACQWRELRPISFGGIAGSGAGQSSGSSSEPPVDRGSPSRGRGRERGLQSDGGEYEMAEMKGVGEQAV
- a CDS encoding cytochrome oxidase c subunit VIb-domain-containing protein, whose amino-acid sequence is MGWLPWSSDSKNTASDGGRIAPDRSSRQKCWEGRDLFFSCLDDNNILDAIKEDKEARRKCGKEIAEFESACSKAWVKYFKEKRVMEYNRDKTIERIKKEDAAKVQDLKAQGWNPR